The Haloarchaeobius amylolyticus genome window below encodes:
- a CDS encoding protein sorting system archaetidylserine decarboxylase, translating into MRFVPQGRRFAAVPLALAPIATVVATPIAGLVCVLLGAATLHFFRDPPRSPPESGVVSPADGRVSVVREEDDGRLRVGVFMNVTDVHVNRAPVAGTVESVEHSPGLHRPAFSKDSDRNEKVHIELATDDGPTEVTLIAGAFARRIHPWVDGGEQLARGERLGHIAFGSRADVLFPPAVEESDLRVSKGDTVRAGETVLVDR; encoded by the coding sequence ATGCGCTTCGTTCCCCAGGGCCGCCGCTTCGCCGCCGTCCCGCTCGCGCTCGCACCCATCGCCACCGTCGTGGCCACGCCCATCGCGGGCCTCGTCTGTGTCCTGCTCGGGGCCGCGACGCTGCACTTCTTCCGCGACCCGCCGCGGTCGCCACCCGAGTCGGGCGTCGTCTCGCCAGCCGACGGCCGCGTCTCGGTCGTCCGCGAGGAGGACGACGGCCGCCTCCGCGTCGGTGTGTTCATGAACGTCACCGACGTGCACGTGAACCGCGCGCCGGTCGCCGGCACGGTCGAGTCGGTCGAGCACTCGCCGGGCCTGCACCGCCCCGCGTTCTCGAAGGACTCGGACCGGAACGAGAAGGTCCACATCGAACTGGCCACAGACGACGGGCCGACCGAGGTCACGCTCATCGCGGGCGCGTTCGCCCGCCGCATCCACCCGTGGGTCGACGGTGGCGAACAGCTCGCCCGCGGCGAGCGCCTCGGTCACATCGCGTTCGGGAGTCGCGCCGACGTGCTGTTCCCGCCCGCGGTCGAGGAATCGGACCTCCGGGTGTCGAAGGGCGACACCGTCCGGGCGGGCGAGACGGTGCTGGTGGACCGCTGA
- a CDS encoding DEAD/DEAH box helicase, whose product MTADAAAFTVLGDVVRGALSERGFRTPTETQARAIPAIAEGRHTLVVAPTGTGKTETAMLPVFDALVGEERFGIGALYVTPLRALNRDMRERLDWWGEELGLDIDVRHGDTSDYQRSKQANDPPDVLVTTPETVQAMLTGSKLRVALEDVQHIVVDEVHELAASKRGAQLTIAMERLRELAGDFQRIGLSATVGDPDAVGAFLTGGADCAIRQVDVGSNLDLRVVEPDVTDEDGTLASELMTDASVASHVRTIRDIVAENESTLIFVNTRQTAEALGSRFKELDLPIGVHHGSLSKQARIEVEDAFKAGDIDALLCTSSMELGIDVGRIDHVVQYQSPRQVARLLQRVGRAGHRRDEVSAGTIVTTRADDTFEALAITRQAKAGEVEPAGIHEGSLDVVANQIPGLAMDFGEISGRKAYDLVTRAYPFRDLSEDDFRAVVRELHGNRVVWLDEQADTIEKTGGTWQYVYANLSMIPDEETYEVYDMAAGQQVGTLDERFVTTFASPGEVFIQRGEMWRIVEVDDETSKVKVSPIEDPAGEVPTWVGQEIPVPESVAREVGEMRAVAEPQFARGAPRESVAREFCSRYPTDEHTASSALEQFERQVEAEAPMPTADRLVVEGRATTFVVNAPFGHKVNATLGRLLSALLGQRTGSTVGLDTDPYRIELEVPSGVALGEVEEVLRTTDPDHVEPLIELSLKNSDSLKFRLSQVAAKFGALKRWEGSGISGDRLLAALRDTPMYDEAVREVFHEDLAVEATSAVLEAIQADDLEVVLHGDLSPIGTDGRSAGKELLSPENADASVIETVKERIQNDRVILFCLHCQEYERTKKVRRVRDQPECPKCGSTQIAALNPWADEVVTAVRASEKDEEQEKQTERAYRAASLVQSHGKQAVIALAARGVGPHNAARIINRLREDEQDFYRDILTQERQYARTQSFW is encoded by the coding sequence ATGACAGCGGACGCAGCCGCGTTCACGGTGCTCGGCGACGTCGTCCGGGGGGCGCTCTCCGAGCGGGGCTTCAGGACCCCGACCGAGACGCAGGCGCGCGCCATCCCGGCCATCGCCGAGGGTCGACACACCCTCGTCGTCGCGCCGACCGGGACGGGCAAGACGGAGACGGCGATGCTGCCGGTGTTCGACGCGCTCGTCGGCGAGGAGCGATTCGGCATCGGCGCGCTGTACGTGACGCCGCTGCGGGCGCTGAACCGCGACATGCGCGAGCGCCTCGACTGGTGGGGCGAGGAACTGGGGCTGGACATCGACGTGCGCCACGGCGACACCAGCGACTACCAGCGCAGCAAGCAGGCCAACGACCCGCCTGACGTGCTGGTGACGACGCCCGAGACGGTACAGGCGATGCTGACGGGGTCGAAACTGCGAGTCGCGCTGGAGGACGTCCAGCACATCGTGGTCGACGAGGTGCACGAACTCGCGGCCTCCAAGCGCGGCGCGCAGTTGACCATCGCGATGGAGCGCCTGCGCGAACTCGCCGGCGACTTCCAGCGTATCGGCCTCTCGGCGACGGTCGGCGACCCCGACGCGGTCGGCGCGTTCCTGACGGGTGGGGCGGACTGCGCCATCCGGCAGGTCGACGTGGGCAGCAACCTCGACCTGCGCGTGGTCGAGCCCGACGTCACCGACGAGGACGGGACGCTCGCCAGCGAGCTGATGACCGACGCGTCGGTGGCGAGTCACGTCCGCACCATCCGGGACATCGTCGCCGAGAACGAGTCCACCCTCATCTTCGTGAACACCCGCCAGACCGCCGAGGCGCTGGGCTCGCGGTTCAAGGAACTCGACCTCCCCATCGGCGTCCACCACGGGTCGCTCTCGAAGCAGGCCCGCATCGAGGTCGAGGACGCGTTCAAGGCCGGCGACATCGACGCCCTGCTGTGTACCTCCTCGATGGAACTGGGTATCGACGTGGGGCGCATCGACCACGTCGTCCAGTACCAGAGCCCGCGGCAGGTCGCCCGCCTGCTCCAGCGCGTCGGGCGGGCCGGCCACCGCCGGGACGAGGTCTCGGCCGGGACCATCGTCACGACCCGCGCCGACGACACCTTCGAGGCGCTGGCCATCACCCGGCAGGCGAAGGCCGGCGAGGTCGAGCCGGCGGGCATCCACGAGGGCAGTCTGGACGTGGTCGCCAACCAGATCCCCGGGCTGGCGATGGACTTCGGCGAGATATCCGGCCGGAAGGCGTACGACCTCGTCACCCGCGCCTACCCCTTCCGGGACCTCTCGGAGGACGACTTCAGGGCGGTCGTCCGCGAACTCCACGGGAACCGCGTCGTCTGGCTGGACGAGCAGGCCGACACCATCGAGAAGACCGGCGGCACCTGGCAGTACGTCTACGCGAACCTCTCGATGATCCCCGACGAGGAGACCTACGAGGTGTACGACATGGCCGCCGGCCAGCAGGTCGGGACCCTCGACGAGCGGTTCGTCACCACCTTCGCCTCCCCCGGCGAGGTGTTCATCCAGCGCGGGGAGATGTGGCGCATCGTCGAGGTCGACGACGAGACGTCGAAGGTGAAGGTCTCGCCCATCGAGGACCCCGCCGGCGAGGTGCCGACGTGGGTCGGCCAGGAGATTCCGGTGCCCGAGTCGGTGGCCCGAGAGGTGGGCGAGATGCGGGCGGTCGCGGAACCGCAGTTCGCCCGCGGCGCGCCCCGCGAGTCCGTGGCCCGGGAGTTCTGTTCCCGCTACCCCACCGACGAGCACACGGCGAGTTCCGCCCTCGAACAGTTCGAGCGCCAGGTCGAGGCCGAGGCGCCGATGCCGACCGCGGACCGCCTCGTCGTCGAGGGCCGGGCGACCACCTTCGTCGTGAACGCCCCCTTCGGCCACAAGGTGAACGCGACCCTCGGGCGGCTGCTCTCGGCGCTGCTCGGCCAGCGCACCGGCTCGACAGTCGGGCTGGATACGGACCCGTATCGCATCGAACTGGAGGTCCCCTCGGGCGTCGCCCTCGGCGAGGTCGAGGAGGTCCTGCGGACCACCGACCCGGACCACGTCGAGCCACTCATCGAACTCAGTCTGAAGAACTCCGACTCGCTGAAGTTCCGGCTCTCGCAGGTCGCCGCGAAGTTCGGCGCGCTCAAACGCTGGGAGGGCTCGGGCATCTCCGGGGACCGTCTGCTCGCGGCCCTGCGGGACACACCGATGTACGACGAAGCAGTGAGAGAGGTGTTCCACGAGGACCTGGCGGTCGAGGCGACCAGTGCGGTCCTCGAGGCCATCCAGGCCGACGACCTCGAGGTCGTCCTCCACGGCGACCTGAGCCCCATCGGGACCGACGGGCGCTCGGCCGGCAAGGAGCTGCTCTCGCCGGAGAACGCGGACGCGAGCGTCATCGAGACGGTCAAGGAGCGCATCCAGAACGACCGCGTCATCCTGTTCTGCCTGCACTGCCAGGAGTACGAGCGCACGAAGAAGGTCCGGCGGGTCCGCGACCAGCCCGAGTGCCCGAAGTGCGGGTCGACGCAGATCGCGGCGCTGAACCCGTGGGCCGACGAGGTCGTGACGGCGGTCCGGGCGAGCGAGAAGGACGAGGAACAGGAGAAACAGACCGAACGCGCCTACCGGGCGGCGAGTCTCGTCCAGAGCCACGGCAAGCAGGCCGTCATCGCGCTCGCGGCGCGTGGCGTCGGCCCGCACAACGCGGCCCGCATCATCAACAGGCTCCGCGAGGACGAGCAGGACTTCTACCGGGACATCCTCACGCAGGAGCGCCAGTACGCCCGCACGCAGAGCTTCTGGTAG
- a CDS encoding metallophosphoesterase, with protein sequence MAAVEPIPNSPAAVVETGEERLLVVADLHAGIEDALRVERGVHVRSQASDRREQLLDLAAETDPDRFLVLGDIMHSIGGPGGAERGEIEVLLEELGLPTTVVKGNHDGEVESWIDAEVTDGTGVRLGDVGFTHGHTWPSAEVLGAAVVCMGHEHPCVRLTDEVGGRRIERVWLRGDLAREPFAARDEALVADWRHPELVVFPAFNDLCGGTWVNTENEFLAPFLPTGLADGQAYLLDGTRLGAYQRV encoded by the coding sequence ATGGCCGCGGTCGAACCGATCCCGAACAGCCCGGCCGCCGTGGTCGAGACGGGCGAGGAGCGACTCCTCGTCGTCGCGGACCTCCACGCCGGCATCGAAGACGCCCTCCGTGTCGAGCGCGGTGTCCACGTCCGGAGCCAGGCGAGCGACCGCCGCGAGCAGTTGCTCGACCTCGCGGCCGAGACCGACCCGGACCGCTTCCTCGTCCTGGGCGACATCATGCACTCCATCGGGGGGCCCGGCGGCGCGGAACGCGGCGAGATAGAGGTCCTGCTGGAGGAACTCGGCCTGCCGACCACCGTCGTCAAGGGGAACCACGACGGCGAGGTCGAGTCGTGGATCGACGCCGAGGTCACCGACGGGACCGGCGTCAGGCTCGGGGACGTGGGGTTCACCCACGGCCACACCTGGCCGTCGGCCGAGGTGCTGGGCGCGGCGGTCGTCTGCATGGGCCACGAACACCCCTGCGTCCGCCTGACCGACGAGGTCGGTGGCCGACGCATCGAGCGCGTCTGGCTCCGGGGCGACCTCGCCCGCGAGCCGTTCGCGGCGCGCGACGAGGCGCTCGTGGCCGACTGGCGACACCCGGAGCTGGTCGTCTTCCCGGCGTTCAACGACCTCTGCGGTGGCACGTGGGTCAACACGGAGAACGAGTTCCTCGCGCCGTTCCTCCCCACCGGGCTCGCCGACGGGCAGGCGTACCTGCTCGACGGGACGCGCCTCGGCGCGTATCAGCGCGTCTGA
- a CDS encoding Single-stranded DNA binding protein, with the protein MSLDDRAEELASDLGVDKEEVKSDLENLVSYSVPMDEAVQSLRRKYGDDSGGGSSAPSEKTIGDVTPDDSNVSVTARVLTVGKRSIQTQGEEQVIFEGELADDTGKISYTAWTDFGLSAGDTVQIGNAGVREWDGRPELNLGESTSLSFLDEDLEVAYEIGGEARLRDLQSGDRGVTVEVAVEEVERRTIDGRNGETDILSGVFGDESGRLPFTCWEPDPAIENGGTVRIENAYVREYRGVPEVNVSEFSTVTGLDHSVEVGSAASEMSIAEAVASGGIYDVALVGNIIAVRDGSGLIERCPECNRVVQNGQCRAHGDVEGVDDLRVKAILDDGTGTVTVVLDRDLTEEVYDGTLEDAKQQARDAMDKEVVADSIRDAIVGPEFRVRGHFSVDDYGANLDATEFGRTEDDPADRAKALLSEVDA; encoded by the coding sequence ATGAGTCTCGACGACCGCGCCGAGGAGCTCGCCTCCGACCTCGGTGTCGACAAAGAGGAGGTCAAATCCGACCTTGAGAACCTGGTGTCGTACAGCGTCCCGATGGACGAAGCCGTCCAGAGCCTTCGCCGGAAGTACGGCGACGACTCCGGCGGCGGCAGTTCCGCGCCATCCGAGAAGACCATCGGCGACGTGACGCCCGACGACAGCAACGTCAGCGTCACCGCCCGCGTCCTGACGGTGGGCAAGCGGTCCATCCAGACCCAGGGCGAGGAGCAGGTCATCTTCGAGGGCGAACTCGCCGACGACACGGGGAAGATATCCTACACGGCCTGGACCGACTTCGGCCTCTCGGCCGGAGACACCGTCCAGATCGGCAACGCCGGCGTGCGCGAGTGGGACGGCCGGCCCGAACTCAACCTCGGCGAGAGCACCTCGCTCTCGTTCCTCGACGAGGACCTCGAGGTGGCCTACGAGATCGGCGGCGAGGCCCGCCTGCGCGACCTGCAGTCCGGCGACCGCGGCGTGACCGTCGAGGTCGCCGTCGAGGAGGTCGAACGCCGGACCATCGACGGCCGGAACGGCGAGACCGACATCCTCAGCGGCGTGTTCGGCGACGAGTCCGGCCGACTGCCGTTCACCTGCTGGGAGCCCGACCCGGCCATCGAGAACGGCGGGACGGTCCGCATCGAGAACGCCTACGTCCGGGAGTACCGCGGCGTCCCGGAGGTGAACGTCTCCGAGTTCTCGACGGTCACCGGGCTCGACCATAGCGTCGAGGTCGGCTCCGCGGCCAGCGAGATGAGCATCGCGGAGGCGGTCGCCTCCGGCGGTATCTACGACGTCGCACTCGTGGGCAACATCATCGCAGTCCGGGACGGCTCCGGGCTCATCGAGCGCTGCCCCGAGTGCAACCGCGTCGTCCAGAACGGCCAGTGTCGCGCCCACGGCGACGTCGAGGGCGTCGACGACCTGCGCGTGAAGGCCATCCTCGACGACGGGACGGGGACCGTGACCGTGGTCCTCGACCGCGACCTCACCGAGGAGGTGTACGACGGCACCCTGGAGGACGCGAAGCAACAGGCCCGGGACGCGATGGACAAGGAGGTCGTCGCCGACAGCATCCGTGACGCCATCGTCGGCCCGGAGTTCCGGGTCCGCGGGCACTTCTCGGTCGACGACTACGGCGCGAACCTCGACGCGACCGAGTTCGGCCGCACGGAGGACGACCCGGCCGACCGTGCGAAGGCGCTGCTTTCGGAGGTGGACGCATGA
- a CDS encoding 2,5-diamino-6-(ribosylamino)-4(3H)-pyrimidinone 5'-phosphate reductase, producing MHVHVNAAMSADGKLASRTRAQLRISGPQDFERVDHVRAQNDGVMVGVGTVLADDPSLTLDDEERIGKRESTGQRPHPARVVADSKARTPTDARILDDTATTYVCVSEAAPDDRIAALEDAGAEVVVAGEERVDLAGALAELESRGIERLMVEGGGELIYSLFAAGLVDQLTVYVGAMVVGGRDAPTLADGEGFTADFPELELTGVERVDDGVLLRWRVA from the coding sequence ATGCACGTCCACGTCAACGCCGCGATGAGCGCCGATGGCAAGCTCGCCTCGCGCACGCGAGCGCAGTTGCGCATCAGTGGCCCGCAGGACTTCGAGCGCGTCGACCACGTCCGGGCGCAGAACGACGGCGTGATGGTCGGGGTCGGGACGGTGCTGGCCGACGACCCGTCGCTGACGCTGGACGACGAGGAGCGCATCGGGAAGCGCGAGTCGACGGGCCAGCGCCCGCACCCGGCCCGGGTCGTCGCGGACTCGAAGGCGCGCACACCCACCGACGCCCGAATCCTCGACGACACCGCGACGACCTACGTCTGCGTGAGCGAGGCGGCGCCCGACGACAGAATCGCAGCCCTGGAGGACGCCGGTGCAGAGGTCGTCGTCGCGGGCGAAGAGCGCGTCGACCTCGCGGGTGCGCTCGCCGAACTCGAATCCCGCGGCATCGAGCGCCTGATGGTCGAGGGCGGCGGCGAACTCATCTACTCGCTGTTCGCGGCCGGTCTCGTGGACCAGCTGACGGTGTACGTCGGCGCGATGGTCGTCGGCGGGCGCGACGCGCCCACACTGGCCGACGGCGAGGGGTTCACCGCGGACTTCCCCGAACTGGAGCTGACCGGCGTCGAGCGCGTGGACGACGGCGTGCTGCTGCGCTGGCGGGTCGCCTGA
- a CDS encoding nucleotidyltransferase domain-containing protein: protein MTTAPPSLAAAIDELEATHDCTVLAARDVGSRAWGLASEDSDYDVAVLFRQSPVRYATLGEYVPSVETEHGPDLELTGWNVRRFGELLADSNPSTLEFLHSPLRYRECDALARLEADVAGDFRPIRLYHHYRSLAEHQYRKYIERRVLRDGEPALVVTDETDTHWVGEPVGDGPSKVPKADDRYAEGTCDQTVKRTLYVIRAVLYARYVRDTHAFPALDFPSFLDECEADGREDPSVLARARDLVARKRAGEGDVVVGQVFTPDEVALPEEIPPAEHAVRGIATARVNRFVEETFEL, encoded by the coding sequence ATGACCACCGCCCCGCCCAGTCTCGCGGCCGCCATCGACGAGCTGGAAGCGACCCACGACTGCACCGTCCTCGCGGCCCGCGACGTGGGGAGCCGGGCGTGGGGGCTCGCCAGCGAGGACAGCGACTACGACGTGGCGGTCCTGTTCCGGCAGTCGCCCGTCCGGTACGCGACCCTCGGCGAGTACGTCCCGAGCGTCGAGACGGAACACGGGCCCGACCTCGAGCTGACGGGCTGGAACGTCAGGCGCTTCGGCGAGTTGCTCGCGGACTCGAACCCCTCGACCCTCGAGTTCCTGCACTCGCCCCTGCGCTACCGCGAGTGCGACGCCCTGGCGCGTCTCGAGGCCGACGTGGCCGGCGACTTCCGGCCCATCCGGCTGTACCACCACTACCGGTCGCTCGCCGAGCACCAGTACCGCAAGTACATCGAGCGCCGGGTGCTGCGAGACGGCGAGCCCGCGCTGGTCGTCACCGACGAGACCGACACCCACTGGGTCGGCGAGCCGGTCGGGGACGGGCCGTCGAAGGTCCCGAAAGCCGACGACCGCTACGCCGAGGGGACCTGCGACCAGACGGTCAAGCGAACCCTGTACGTCATCCGGGCGGTCCTCTACGCGCGGTACGTCCGGGACACGCACGCGTTCCCCGCCCTCGACTTCCCGTCGTTCCTCGACGAGTGCGAGGCGGATGGCCGCGAGGACCCGTCCGTGCTGGCGCGAGCCCGTGACCTCGTCGCGCGCAAGCGTGCCGGTGAGGGCGATGTGGTCGTCGGGCAGGTGTTCACGCCCGACGAGGTCGCCCTCCCCGAGGAGATTCCGCCGGCCGAGCACGCGGTTCGCGGCATCGCCACTGCTCGGGTGAACCGGTTCGTCGAAGAAACGTTCGAGTTGTAG
- a CDS encoding DUF7545 family protein, whose translation MADDIETITFTIESDDDSDEVTLPADLLDLLAEGDQSPAEVVGDIAMLSFASRAHHIVHHGEGDDPELDAVEQAAMDLFEERFGVTFGEATGHQH comes from the coding sequence ATGGCAGACGACATCGAGACGATCACGTTCACCATCGAGTCCGACGACGACAGCGACGAGGTCACACTCCCCGCGGACCTCCTCGACCTCCTCGCGGAGGGCGACCAGAGCCCCGCCGAGGTCGTCGGCGACATCGCGATGCTCTCCTTCGCCTCCCGTGCCCACCACATCGTCCACCACGGCGAGGGCGACGACCCCGAACTCGACGCCGTCGAGCAGGCCGCGATGGACCTCTTCGAGGAGCGCTTCGGCGTCACCTTCGGCGAGGCGACCGGCCACCAGCACTGA
- a CDS encoding PAS domain-containing sensor histidine kinase — MGAADTETVPPVDECAVGVAALDPDGRYVFANGTYGAMYGYDDPADLLGAHWRECLPPVEHGVVEEGLEAVGRTGRWFGRIRVETPASDGGEDTAASGRAAEDYPESRRVTIVRASTGETILVVRSGRGPLDHETQLAALSEASRDLFEAEDPKVIAKTTVNVAQNVFDQSFVGVWTRDGDTGPLEPLAGTDGLRVLTGHESLTLPDIKQGTFEMSVFERRERVLVEDFGSTANRAHPELPLSVVLLVPLGDRGLLVAGVPHSGQFGDPSVELLTILGRNAGAALEQASQRRELRERNERLDEFTSIVSHDLRSPLSVIIANTELARETAEVSYLDDVERAARRMDRLIDELLTLSREGQDIGAVEPVSLATVATLAWSSIPAPDATLEVTADTTVEADPERFQTLFENLFRNALDHGPDDVHITVGVTDDCFFVADDGPGIPPEKRETVFERGFTTDADGTGFGLAIVQRVADAHGWAVDLTESADGGARFEFHGAIPVQQRSAPLNE, encoded by the coding sequence ATGGGGGCTGCGGACACAGAGACGGTGCCGCCGGTCGACGAGTGCGCGGTAGGGGTGGCCGCGCTCGACCCGGACGGGCGGTACGTCTTCGCGAACGGGACCTACGGGGCGATGTACGGGTACGACGACCCGGCGGACCTGCTCGGTGCGCACTGGCGGGAGTGTCTGCCACCGGTCGAGCACGGCGTCGTCGAGGAGGGACTGGAGGCGGTCGGCCGGACCGGTCGCTGGTTCGGCCGCATCCGCGTCGAGACGCCGGCGAGCGACGGCGGTGAAGACACGGCGGCTTCGGGGCGCGCCGCCGAGGACTACCCCGAGAGCCGCCGCGTGACCATCGTCCGGGCGTCGACCGGCGAGACCATCCTCGTCGTCAGGTCGGGGCGGGGGCCGCTGGACCACGAGACACAGCTCGCCGCCCTGAGCGAGGCGAGTCGCGACCTGTTCGAGGCGGAGGACCCCAAGGTCATCGCGAAGACGACGGTGAACGTCGCACAGAACGTCTTCGACCAGTCGTTCGTCGGCGTCTGGACGCGCGATGGCGACACCGGCCCGCTCGAACCACTCGCCGGCACCGACGGGCTCCGCGTCCTCACCGGCCACGAGTCGCTCACGCTCCCGGACATCAAGCAGGGGACGTTCGAGATGTCGGTCTTCGAGCGACGCGAACGCGTCCTCGTCGAGGACTTCGGGTCGACCGCGAACCGGGCGCATCCCGAACTCCCGCTGTCGGTCGTGTTGCTGGTCCCACTCGGCGACCGCGGCCTGCTCGTGGCGGGGGTCCCACACTCCGGGCAGTTCGGGGACCCGTCCGTCGAGTTGCTCACCATCCTCGGCCGGAACGCGGGGGCCGCCCTCGAACAGGCGTCCCAGCGGCGCGAACTCAGAGAGCGCAACGAGCGCCTCGACGAGTTCACCAGCATCGTCAGCCACGACCTGCGCAGTCCGCTCTCGGTCATCATCGCGAACACGGAACTCGCCCGGGAGACGGCGGAGGTCTCGTACCTCGACGACGTCGAGCGGGCGGCCCGGCGCATGGACCGCCTCATCGACGAACTGCTGACGCTCTCGCGGGAGGGCCAGGACATCGGGGCGGTCGAACCCGTCTCACTGGCGACCGTCGCCACGCTGGCGTGGAGTTCGATTCCGGCTCCCGACGCCACCCTCGAGGTCACGGCGGACACCACGGTCGAGGCCGACCCGGAGCGCTTCCAGACGCTCTTCGAGAACCTGTTCCGGAACGCCCTCGACCACGGCCCCGACGACGTCCACATCACGGTGGGGGTGACCGACGACTGCTTCTTCGTCGCCGACGACGGCCCGGGCATCCCACCCGAGAAGCGCGAGACCGTCTTCGAGCGCGGGTTCACCACCGACGCCGACGGGACCGGCTTCGGGCTGGCCATCGTCCAGCGGGTCGCCGACGCCCACGGCTGGGCGGTCGACCTCACCGAGTCCGCCGATGGCGGGGCGCGCTTCGAGTTCCACGGGGCCATCCCGGTCCAGCAGCGGTCCGCGCCACTGAACGAGTAG
- a CDS encoding FAD-dependent oxidoreductase has product MTDSPHVEIYTKENCPYCDKAKALFDEKGVEYVTYNVTGDDELFEEMVERANGRKTAPEVFIDDELIGGWDDTCALNETGELDEKLGLVAADGGGDVAEHRKMIVAGTGIAGLTAAIYAARSNNEPLVIEGDEPGGQLTLTTDVENYPGFPEGISGPELINNMKEQAKKFGAETKNGIITDVDDSSRPFRVELKDGTVYTADSVIAASGASARTLDIPGQDELMGYGLSTCATCDGAFFRGEDMLVVGGGDAAMEEASFLTKFANKVYIAHRRDEFRAEDVWIDRVMDKADAGEIEVLWNTEVTELHGSQEEGMDHVTLVEHPEGHPTAKLDDPETKEYDMDVGAVFYAIGHTPNTGYLEGTGVEMDDEGYLKTKGGFGGGQTETHVEGIFGAGDVVDYHYQQAVTAAGMGCKAALDADEYLESHVATKAAGAESTAEADD; this is encoded by the coding sequence ATGACAGACTCGCCGCACGTGGAGATCTACACCAAGGAGAACTGCCCGTACTGTGACAAAGCGAAGGCGCTCTTCGACGAGAAGGGTGTCGAGTACGTCACGTACAACGTGACCGGCGACGACGAGCTGTTCGAGGAGATGGTCGAGCGCGCGAACGGCCGCAAGACCGCGCCCGAGGTGTTCATCGACGACGAACTCATCGGCGGCTGGGACGACACCTGCGCCCTGAACGAGACCGGCGAGCTCGACGAGAAGCTCGGACTGGTCGCAGCCGACGGCGGCGGCGACGTCGCCGAGCACCGGAAGATGATCGTCGCCGGGACCGGCATCGCCGGCCTGACGGCGGCCATCTACGCGGCGCGCTCGAACAACGAGCCCCTCGTCATCGAGGGCGACGAGCCGGGTGGCCAGCTCACCCTGACGACCGACGTGGAGAACTACCCCGGCTTCCCCGAGGGCATCTCCGGGCCCGAGCTCATCAACAACATGAAAGAGCAGGCCAAGAAGTTCGGCGCCGAGACGAAGAACGGCATCATCACGGACGTCGACGACTCCTCGCGCCCGTTCCGCGTCGAACTCAAGGACGGGACGGTCTACACGGCCGACAGCGTCATCGCGGCCTCCGGCGCGTCCGCCCGAACGCTCGACATCCCCGGACAGGACGAGCTGATGGGCTACGGGCTCTCCACGTGTGCGACCTGTGACGGCGCGTTCTTCCGCGGCGAGGACATGCTCGTCGTCGGCGGGGGCGACGCCGCCATGGAGGAGGCCTCCTTCCTCACGAAGTTCGCGAACAAGGTGTACATCGCCCACCGCCGCGACGAGTTCCGCGCCGAGGACGTCTGGATCGACCGCGTCATGGACAAGGCCGACGCCGGCGAGATCGAGGTCCTCTGGAACACGGAGGTCACCGAACTCCACGGCTCCCAGGAGGAGGGGATGGACCACGTCACGCTGGTCGAGCACCCCGAGGGCCACCCGACGGCCAAGCTCGACGACCCAGAGACGAAGGAGTACGACATGGACGTCGGCGCGGTGTTCTACGCCATCGGCCACACGCCGAACACGGGCTACCTCGAGGGCACCGGCGTCGAGATGGACGACGAGGGCTACCTGAAGACGAAGGGCGGCTTCGGCGGCGGCCAGACCGAGACCCACGTCGAGGGCATCTTCGGCGCGGGCGACGTCGTCGACTACCACTACCAGCAGGCGGTCACCGCGGCCGGGATGGGCTGTAAGGCCGCACTCGACGCCGACGAGTACCTCGAGAGCCACGTGGCGACGAAGGCCGCGGGCGCCGAGTCCACGGCCGAGGCCGACGACTGA